A portion of the Parasteatoda tepidariorum isolate YZ-2023 chromosome 5, CAS_Ptep_4.0, whole genome shotgun sequence genome contains these proteins:
- the LOC107454677 gene encoding uncharacterized protein, with protein sequence MTSFGTTQIVHNDDGRNFESTFNIQVQVYHQIGSLLPMPKVHPKFLQIYFMVDEEQQNHTRGVYNHIEQMEEREIVDILETFLQNHNHLIQLFKTLSNRLQNDNYANVIKADKVPYGEHAGAYNVPTVNEVAVVVAGDPCERRDIRIQRRDNTIQIIQDNHRSYDALQYPLIFWEGEDRYHLNIKQRNPTSSTYRLF encoded by the coding sequence ATGACATCATTTGGAACAACACAAATTGTTCATAATGATGATGgtcgtaattttgaatctacATTTAATATTCAAGTTCAAGTGTACCACCAAATTGGTTCATTGCTTCCAATGCCTAAAGTCCATCCaaaattcttacaaatttaCTTTATGGTCGATGAGGAGCAACAAAATCATACACGAGGCGTATACAACCATATAGAGCAGATGGAGGAACGAGAAATTGTGGACATTTTGGAAACGTTCTTGCAAAACCATAACCATTTGATACAATTGTTCAAGACTCTTTCCAACAGACTGCAAAACGACAACTACGCCAATGTTATTAAAGCAGACAAAGTGCCCTATGGAGAGCACGCAGGCGCATATAATGTTCCAACTGTTAATGAAGTTGCAGTTGTTGTGGCTGGTGACCCATGTGAACGTCGAGATATTCGCATACAACGCAGAGataatacaatacaaataaTTCAAGACAATCATCGTTCTTACGACGCACTGCAATATCCGTTGATATTTTGGGAAGGAGAAGATagatatcatttaaatattaaacaaaggaATCCAACAAGCTCAACttatagattattttag